The window GGTGATCCGCAGGACTCTGAAATGAAAGCAAAAGGAGAGCGTCCAAAGAAATTTTCCAAAGAATCGACTTGAATTTCTCTCTATAACCATTTGTAATAAGTGGACTTTTCCCCGGGTTGCTTCTTTTTTCTATGGCACGCTGGATTGATAAGTTAGAGCAATTCGCCGTTGATGTTATCCTCGAACGACGCTACGGGAAACGGGCCACCGTTTTCCGCTGGTTTCTTTCTTTTTTATCCCTTATCTATAACCCTCTTGTCAGGCTTAGAGTATGGCTTTACAAAAAGAGACTTTTGCGATCTTATGAACTTGGCTGTCTTGTCATTAGCGTGGGCAACCTCACGGTTGGAGGGACAGGGAAAACTCCCCTTGTCGAGAAGCTGGCCAAGGAGCTCTCTGCGGCTGGAAGAAAAGTCGCAATCCTGAGCCGTGGCTATAAAAGCGTTCCTCCTCCCCTCGGGCATAGGCTTATGGCCAAGTTAAAGGGAAGCAAAGAATTTAATCCAAGGGTTGTTTCGGACGGGGAAAAGATTTATCTCAGCCCTTTACATTCCGGAGATGAACCGTACATGCTGGCTAAAAATCTAAAAGGGGTAGCCGTCATCACGGGGAAAAATAGGGTTCAAAGCGGCCTCTGGGCGATTAAAAACATGAACATCGATATTCTCATCCTTGACGATGGCTTCCAGTACCTTCCTTTGAAAGAAAGATTGGATATCGTTCTCATCGACAGGGAATTTCCTTTCGGCAATAGGCATCTTCTACCCAGGGGGATGCTCAGGGAGCCCAAGGATCACCTCAAGAGAGCCGATCTTCTCTTTATTACTAAATGTGATGGATCTAACCTTTCTCCTCTTAAAGAGGAGTTGAGAAAATTCAACAACCATGCGCCGATCATCGAGTGTGTTCATAAACCCCAATATCTCTTCCACATTGTAACAAGAAAAAAAGAACCGCTTGACTATCTCAAGGGCTTGAAAGTCGCCGCGATTTCCGGCATTGCTCAACCCGAAAGCTTCGAAAAGGGATTAAAAAAACTCGGTGCAGAAGTTGTTTATTCTAAGTATTTTGCCGATCACCACTGGTTTTCTGAGCAAGAGATCATTCGCTTCATGGAAAGAAGCAAAGCCCGGAATGCCAAGGCGGCTATTACGACCGAAAAAGATGCCGTGCGCATTCCCACCACCCAATATTTTATCTTACCCTTTTACTTTCTTAGGGTGGAAATAGAGATGTTAAACGGTAAAGAGACTTTTCAATCGATTCTTTTTGAATCAATTTCCCCTGGCAGAAAATATCGAATAGTTTATTCTAGAAAGAGAGAGAGGAGCGACAGAATGACAAACAGTCCCACTTTTGCAGAAAGATGTGAAAAAACATCACAGGGATTTTGAACCGCTTTCCGGTCCTCTTTTAATCCGTTCTCCAAATTGGCTTGGTGACGCCGTGATGAGTATGCCGGCGGTAAAGGGGATCAAAGAGATCGATCGCTCCATTTCGCTCGTCGTAGCCACACCTAGAAAAATTTCCTATCTCTGGTCTCTCTGTCCCTTCGTTGACGAGGTTCTAGAAATAGAACATTCCAAAAATATTTTTGAAAACGTAAAGAAACTGAGAAAGAAAAAAATGGACAGGGCTATCCTCTTTACCCGTTCAGTGAGAACAGCCTTGGAATGCAAGCTTGCTGGAATTCCAAAAATCATAGGTTTTGGGAGAACCGATCAATCCTTTTTCCTTGACAAAAGAGTCCTCCTTTCTCAAGACCTGGAAACCCTTCACCAATCTCAAATCTACATTAGACTTGCCCAATCCTTGGGAGCAAAAAAAGACACCTATTCCTACCCTTTTTTAAAATTACCCGCACAGTGGAAGAAAACTCCACAGCCGATCATTGTAAGTGTTTGTCCCGGAGCCGAGTATGGACCGGCAAAGAGATGGTTTCCTTCTTCTTTTGCCTGGGTTTGTCAACGTTTAAAAGAAAAGTACGGTTGCCACATCCAGATTCTTGGAGGAGAAAAAGATAAAACCGTCTGCAGCGAGCTCGAACAAGCCGTTCAGGAAGCTGAAAATCTTGCAGGCAGAACAACCCTTGCCGAATTTATGGAAAGAATTTATAGCTCCCACCTTCTCCTTTGCAATGATAGCGGGGCGATGCATGTCGGCTCCTTGCTCAATACACCCACGATCGCCATCTTCGGTTCAACCGATCCACGACGAACGGCGCCAATCGGGGGATGTTTTCGAGTAATCTATGAAAAGGTTCAGTGTAGCCCCTGTTTCCTGAGGCGATGTCCTATAGATATGCCCTGCATGCGGGCTGTCAAACCCCAAGATGTTCTTCATGTTTGCGAAGAGTTGTTATCCCTTGGAGGTTAATCCCTGATATTTTTTCGAATACTCTCATGGACAGTACCCAGGCACAAGTACCCAAGAAGACTGCAAGGGCCGTTGGAATAGTCGGCATGGCCGTTGCAGCTTCAAGAATGCTCGGACTTGTCAGGGAACTTGTTTTTGCTTCACTCTTTGGCGCAGGAGCTCTTCTTGATGCTTTCCTAGCCGCCTTCCAGATTCCCAACCTCTTACGCGATCTCTTTGCCGAAGGGGCTTTATCAACCGCTTTTACGACCGTGTTTTCGAAGACTGTCGAAGTCGACGGCAACAAAAGGGCCTTTTTGCTCGCCAACCGACTTTTTAGCGTATTCTTTATTTTCCTTCTTATTGTAAGCCTCCTGGGAATTATTTTCGCTCCTATTCTTGTGGAAATCACAAACTTCGGATTTCACAAAATCCCGGGGAAATTTGAACTGACTGTCCAACTTACCCGTCTTATGTTTCCTTTCATTCTTTTTGTATCCTTGGCTGCGTTGGTTATGGGACTACTCAACGCTTATCATATCTTCGGACTGCCTGCATCCGCATCGAGCGCTTTTAACCTTTCTTCCATTCTTTTTGGCGTCCTCTTTGCCTACCTGTTCGATCCCCAGCACGATATTTTTCACCCCCGTTTCGGTCCCGCGTCCCTCTACGGCATATCCCTAGGAGTCCTCCTTGGAGGGCTTGTCCAGCTCTGCATTCAATTTTTCGCTTTTCCTAAAATAGGCTTCAGATATTCCTGGGAGTTCAATATCGCAGACCCAAAGCTTTTGGAAATTTGGAAGCTGCTTTGGCCTACGATGATCGCCGGGGCGGCTATACAAATAAACGTGCTGATCAACGGCATGTTTGCTTCTGAAATCAACGGAGCAAGATCCTGGCTTAACTGCGCATTCCGGCTAATGCAACTTCCCATCGGAGTCTTTGGAGTAGCGATTGCTACGGTTACCCTTCCTTCAGTTTCAAGACAAGACGCTCGGCGTGATCACCAAGCCTTCGGCCAAACCCTGGAATCTTCTCTTAGACTTGCCTTCTTTTTTACCCTGCCTTCGGCAGTTGGACTGGTTTTTCTATCCGACCAGATCATCGCCCTTATATACCAGCACGGTCGATTCAGTTCTTTTGACACCCTCCAGACTGCTTATGCTCTCAAAGCCTATGCTGTCGGCCTGTGCGGTTACGCTGGCATCAAGGTCCTGACCCCTTGCTTTTCCGCTTTGAATAAACCCCAGGTTCCCCTAAGGGTTACCTTGATAGGTATAGCCATCAACCTCTTATCCAATATTATCCTTGTTAAGATCTTTTCTTTAGGACATGTAGG is drawn from Methylacidiphilum infernorum V4 and contains these coding sequences:
- the lpxK gene encoding tetraacyldisaccharide 4'-kinase, coding for MARWIDKLEQFAVDVILERRYGKRATVFRWFLSFLSLIYNPLVRLRVWLYKKRLLRSYELGCLVISVGNLTVGGTGKTPLVEKLAKELSAAGRKVAILSRGYKSVPPPLGHRLMAKLKGSKEFNPRVVSDGEKIYLSPLHSGDEPYMLAKNLKGVAVITGKNRVQSGLWAIKNMNIDILILDDGFQYLPLKERLDIVLIDREFPFGNRHLLPRGMLREPKDHLKRADLLFITKCDGSNLSPLKEELRKFNNHAPIIECVHKPQYLFHIVTRKKEPLDYLKGLKVAAISGIAQPESFEKGLKKLGAEVVYSKYFADHHWFSEQEIIRFMERSKARNAKAAITTEKDAVRIPTTQYFILPFYFLRVEIEMLNGKETFQSILFESISPGRKYRIVYSRKRERSDRMTNSPTFAERCEKTSQGF
- the waaF gene encoding lipopolysaccharide heptosyltransferase II, with amino-acid sequence MKKHHRDFEPLSGPLLIRSPNWLGDAVMSMPAVKGIKEIDRSISLVVATPRKISYLWSLCPFVDEVLEIEHSKNIFENVKKLRKKKMDRAILFTRSVRTALECKLAGIPKIIGFGRTDQSFFLDKRVLLSQDLETLHQSQIYIRLAQSLGAKKDTYSYPFLKLPAQWKKTPQPIIVSVCPGAEYGPAKRWFPSSFAWVCQRLKEKYGCHIQILGGEKDKTVCSELEQAVQEAENLAGRTTLAEFMERIYSSHLLLCNDSGAMHVGSLLNTPTIAIFGSTDPRRTAPIGGCFRVIYEKVQCSPCFLRRCPIDMPCMRAVKPQDVLHVCEELLSLGG
- the murJ gene encoding murein biosynthesis integral membrane protein MurJ, which gives rise to MDSTQAQVPKKTARAVGIVGMAVAASRMLGLVRELVFASLFGAGALLDAFLAAFQIPNLLRDLFAEGALSTAFTTVFSKTVEVDGNKRAFLLANRLFSVFFIFLLIVSLLGIIFAPILVEITNFGFHKIPGKFELTVQLTRLMFPFILFVSLAALVMGLLNAYHIFGLPASASSAFNLSSILFGVLFAYLFDPQHDIFHPRFGPASLYGISLGVLLGGLVQLCIQFFAFPKIGFRYSWEFNIADPKLLEIWKLLWPTMIAGAAIQINVLINGMFASEINGARSWLNCAFRLMQLPIGVFGVAIATVTLPSVSRQDARRDHQAFGQTLESSLRLAFFFTLPSAVGLVFLSDQIIALIYQHGRFSSFDTLQTAYALKAYAVGLCGYAGIKVLTPCFSALNKPQVPLRVTLIGIAINLLSNIILVKIFSLGHVGLAATTSLVSLLNFTQLYLSIIKSIKVGELKKGLFFLLKIIFSSVLCASSALFFSLWIGKLLGQSFFSLFFSTLLGIALAVVIYLFTTFGLGVEEGKTLLRFLFKKFHLLNKKN